In Camelus dromedarius isolate mCamDro1 chromosome 3, mCamDro1.pat, whole genome shotgun sequence, one DNA window encodes the following:
- the MBLAC2 gene encoding acyl-coenzyme A thioesterase MBLAC2, with product MSALEWYAHKSLGDGIFWIQERFYESGNRANIWLVRGSEQDVVIDTGLGLRSLPEYLYSSGLLQDREAKEDAACRPLLAVATHVHFDHSGGLYQFDRVAVHHAEAEALARGDNFETVTWLSDSEVVRAPSPGWRARQFRVQAVQPTLILQDGDVINLGDRQLTVMHMPGHSRGSICLHDKDRKILFSGDVVYDGSLIDWLPYSRISDYVGTCERLIELVDRGLVEKVLPGHFNTFGAERLFRLASNYISKAGICHKVSTFAMRSLASLALRVTNSRTSP from the exons ATGTCGGCCCTCGAGTGGTACGCCCACAAGTCCCTGGGCGACGGCATCTTCTGGATTCAGGAACGCTTCTATGAGTCCGGCAACCGCGCCAACATCTGGCTGGTGCGGGGCTCCGAGCAGGACGTGGTGATCGACACAGGCCTGGGGCTGCGCAGCCTCCCGGAGTACCTGTACTCCTCTGGCCTCTTGCAGGACCGCGAGGCCAAAGAGGACGCGGCGTGCAGGCCACTGCTGGCTGTGGCCACCCACGTGCATTTCGACCACTCTGGCGGCCTCTACCAGTTCGACCGGGTGGCGGTGCACCACGCCGAGGCCGAGGCTCTGGCTCGCGGGGACAACTTTGAGACCGTAACCTGGCTGTCCGACAGTGAGGTGGTGCGGGCGCCGAGCCCAGGCTGGAGGGCCAGGCAGTTCCGAGTGCAGGCGGTGCAGCCCACCCTCATCCTGCAGGATG ggGATGTGATCAACCTTGGTGACAGACAGCTCACTGTTATGCACATGCCCGGTCATTCCAGGGGCAGTATTTGCTTACATGACAAAGACCGAAAGATTCTCTTCAGTGGAGATGTCGTGTATGATGGATCACTGATTGATTGGCTCCCATACAGCAGGATAAGTGACTATGTTGGAACCTGTGAACGTCTGATAGAATTAGTGGACAGAGGTCTGGTAGAGAAGGTGCTTCCTGGGCACTTCAATACTTTTGGTGCTGAAAGGCTTTTTCGATTGGCTTCTAACTATATTTCAAAAGCTGGGATATGTCACAAAGTTTCTACTTTTGCCATGCGATCCCTTGCAAGTTTAGCTCTACGTGTAACAAATTCTAGGACCTCACCCTAG